The Streptomyces sp. NL15-2K genome contains a region encoding:
- the grpE gene encoding nucleotide exchange factor GrpE, translated as MTEETPGFDEKPDVPSGATPDDAEPQAASPTNGSAGSTGSSTEGAAPAGDASAQIAGLTAQLDQVRTALGERTADLQRLQAEYQNYRRRVERDRITVKEIAIANLLTELLPVLDDIGRAREHGELVGGFKSVAESLETVAAKMGLQQFGKEGEPFDPTIHEALMHSYAPDVTETTCVAILQPGYRFGERTIRPARVAVAEPQPGAQTVKGEEPSEASAPGDEKDKENGGPDEG; from the coding sequence GTGACGGAGGAGACCCCGGGCTTCGACGAGAAGCCCGACGTCCCTTCCGGCGCCACCCCTGACGACGCCGAGCCGCAGGCCGCCTCCCCCACGAACGGCTCGGCCGGCTCGACCGGTTCGAGCACGGAGGGGGCGGCCCCGGCCGGGGACGCATCAGCACAGATCGCCGGCCTGACGGCGCAGCTGGACCAGGTACGCACGGCGCTCGGCGAGCGCACGGCGGACCTCCAGCGGCTTCAGGCCGAGTACCAGAACTACCGCCGCCGGGTCGAGCGCGACCGGATCACGGTCAAGGAGATCGCCATCGCGAACCTCCTGACCGAGCTCCTGCCCGTGCTCGACGACATCGGCCGCGCGCGGGAACACGGTGAGCTGGTCGGCGGCTTCAAGTCGGTGGCCGAGTCGCTGGAGACCGTCGCGGCGAAGATGGGGCTTCAGCAGTTCGGCAAGGAGGGCGAGCCCTTCGACCCGACGATCCACGAGGCCCTGATGCACAGTTACGCGCCGGACGTCACCGAGACGACGTGCGTGGCGATTCTGCAGCCCGGGTATCGCTTCGGCGAGCGCACCATCCGCCCCGCGCGGGTGGCCGTGGCCGAGCCCCAGCCGGGGGCGCAGACCGTCAAGGGCGAGGAGCCGTCCGAGGCGTCCGCCCCCGGCGACGAGAAGGACAAGGAGAACGGTGGCCCGGACGAGGGCTGA